The Lysinibacillus pakistanensis genome includes a window with the following:
- the gpG gene encoding phage tail assembly chaperone G: MQITLKIDGQEKIFSNDFVKARVFRNALKMNEKMRKEGNEISVETFDEMISFVVHVFDNQFTIDDVWDGLEAGKLQEEIMRVFNNVLNIGGLETKPVQNNDEGKLVV; the protein is encoded by the coding sequence ATGCAAATAACATTAAAGATAGATGGACAAGAGAAAATATTTTCAAATGATTTTGTAAAAGCACGAGTTTTCCGTAATGCTTTAAAAATGAACGAAAAAATGCGTAAAGAAGGCAATGAAATTTCAGTTGAAACATTTGATGAAATGATTTCCTTTGTTGTTCACGTATTTGATAATCAATTCACAATTGATGATGTATGGGATGGCCTAGAAGCTGGAAAATTGCAGGAAGAAATTATGCGCGTGTTCAATAATGTGCTGAATATTGGTGGGCTTGAAACTAAACCTGTCCAGAATAATGATGAGGGAAAGTTAGTGGTATAA
- a CDS encoding major tail protein: MTTVNEKPQKISLKRIHYALMTNEQTETWGEVKTLTMPISLTLTPNFSEAHLDAGDRVVDQEAQLDSITIAGETADLPTDVLVDWYGHKKSAEGGIITNANDTPNSIAIGFESGSKLVWLLKAKLKPGEETNTTRKKGETSYKIYPFGGEALPLIDGVIKHTVDTRDVGVTVTAETFFKSVAKPNETVETP, translated from the coding sequence ATGACAACAGTAAATGAAAAACCACAAAAAATTAGCTTAAAACGTATTCACTATGCACTAATGACAAATGAGCAGACAGAGACATGGGGTGAAGTGAAAACTTTAACGATGCCTATTTCCTTGACACTTACACCAAACTTTTCAGAAGCACATTTAGATGCAGGTGATCGAGTAGTAGATCAGGAAGCGCAGTTGGATTCAATTACTATTGCAGGAGAAACAGCTGATTTACCAACTGATGTGCTAGTAGATTGGTATGGACATAAAAAATCTGCAGAGGGTGGTATTATTACAAATGCAAATGATACACCTAACTCGATTGCAATTGGCTTTGAATCAGGATCTAAGCTGGTTTGGCTATTAAAAGCAAAATTAAAACCAGGTGAAGAAACAAATACAACTCGTAAAAAAGGTGAAACAAGTTACAAAATATATCCATTTGGTGGTGAGGCATTGCCATTGATTGATGGTGTTATTAAACATACAGTAGATACACGAGATGTAGGGGTAACAGTAACAGCAGAAACATTCTTTAAATCTGTTGCAAAACCAAATGAAACAGTAGAAACACCATAA
- a CDS encoding ECF-type sigma factor — translation MYDWLRDYQQIQEEIAYLEYNLERSQKELKRWVNGDLVGVKLTADSDGAKLEERIERIDRELQVKLLEQKNFLELINRFSGLNHKILKLKYVDGMTLEEIAEVLNYSASYIYKKHAEIAKMIKFAHEIKLTHC, via the coding sequence ATGTACGATTGGTTACGAGATTATCAACAAATTCAAGAGGAAATAGCATATTTAGAATATAATCTTGAGAGATCACAGAAAGAATTAAAAAGATGGGTGAATGGTGATTTAGTTGGGGTAAAACTTACGGCTGATTCTGATGGTGCAAAACTTGAGGAACGAATTGAACGGATTGATCGGGAGTTGCAAGTTAAGCTCTTGGAACAAAAAAATTTTTTAGAGCTAATTAATAGATTTAGTGGGTTAAATCATAAAATATTAAAATTGAAATATGTAGATGGAATGACATTAGAAGAAATAGCTGAAGTTTTAAACTATAGTGCAAGCTATATTTATAAAAAACATGCGGAGATTGCTAAAATGATAAAGTTTGCTCATGAAATAAAACTTACACATTGTTAA